The nucleotide window AGCGTGGCACCCAACGCCATTCTGATTACCTACGCTGACAACGACACGTTTCCGCTGTGGTACGCCCAGAACGTGGAAAATTTCCGCCCCGATGTGCGCGTGGCTGTGCTCAGCTACCTCAACACCGACTGGTACGTGGACCAGATGAAGCAGCCGGCCAACCAGTCGAAGCCCTGGCCCTTGTCGTTGACGCACAAAGACTATTCCCAGGGCACCAACGACTACCTGCCCTACGTGGAGAATCCCGCGGTAACGGCGCTGAACGTAAAGGAATTCATGCAGCTGGTGCGCCAGAACAGTCCTTTGCTACAAGTGCAGACCCAGTCGGGCAAAAGCCTGCTTTCGTATCCTACTACCAACTTCTACCTCGACGTGGATACGGCTGCGGTGCGCCGCCTGGGCATTATTCCGAAGGAGCGAAACAAGCAGCTGGTAGCCCGCATGCATTGGCAGGCCAGCAAGGAGGCTCTGGAGAAAAACACCCTGGTTATTCTGGACTTGCTGGCCACCAACAACTGGCAGCGGCCCGTGTACCTGTCCACCAGCATTCCGCAGCAAGACTACGCCGGCCTCGACAACTATATGCAGCTCGAAGGCCTGGCTTACCGCGTGCTGCCCGCCCAAAACCCCACGGCCCAGCCCCGGGAAGTTGGCGCGGTATCGACCGAGCTGCTGTTCGACTCCTTGATGCGCAAGTTCTCCTACCGCAACCTCAACCGGCCCGACGTGTATTACGACGAAATCATCCGGCGCACCACGAGCCAGTACCGGGAGCAGTTTGCGCGGTTGTCGCAGGCCTACATCCAAGCGGGGAGCCGGCCAAGGCTAAGCAAGTGGTGGAGCGCTGCCTGCGCGTGATGCCCGACGACACCATTCCCTTCGATTATAACAGCGCCGATTTGATTGCGCCCCTGGTCAAGCTCGGTGAGGTGAAGCGCGCCCACGCTCTGTTCGATTTGCTTGCTGACCGGGCTCAGCAGTCATTGGCCTACTACAGCCAGCACGACCCTGCTTTGTTTGAGCGCGAAGTCGGGGTCAACATCATCACACTGCAGCACCTCTACCAGGCCGCCGCCGATACCAATGACCGGGACCGGGCCGCACGGGTAGCGGCGCTGGCCGAGCAATATTACCCGAGGTCATAAGGGCACCGCGAGGAAGTTAGCCGCTAAAAAGAGCCGAAAACAACCGTGTTTTCGGCCTTTGCGTTTAGCTGTAGTATGAGCCGCGCATTTACCAAAGAGGACGACGTTCAGGCGCCGACCATTATTCCGCCCCGGGCCGCCTTGCCGCCCAATACGCCCAACTACGTCACGCCTCAGGGCCTGGAGCTACTGCGGCAGGAACTTGCTACGCTTGAGGCCGAGCGGACCCAGGCCGAAGCCAACCGCGACAACGACGCCGACCGAACCCGGCTGCTGTCCGTCTACAACGGCCGCATCAGCGACCTGACCAGCCGCATTGCCAGCGCCAAAGTAGTCGACCCCAAAACCCAGCCGCCCAAGGAAGTGCGCTTCGGCGCTACCGTCACGCTACGCACCCAGAGTGGGGCAAAGTGGGTTTTGAGCGAAAGTTTACCATTGTTGGCGTGGACGAAGCCTCCGTAGCGTCCGGCAAAGTGGCGTTTGTAGCGCCCATTGCCCGCGCCGTTATCGGAGTCAAGCTGGGCAAAACCGTCACGCTAAAGCTGGGTCCGAAAGAGGAAGTGGTGGAAGTAGCCGCTATTTCCTATGAGGGGTGAGCAGCCCGCTTGTCTGGCCACAGGCCGTCATGTCGACCAGGGAGACATCTCGCGTGCTGATGTTATTTATTCTGTCATCCTGAGCTTAGCGAAGGACCTTCCTTTCCTAAGTGACAAGCTTTGTTCAGCGCCCAAAATCCTTTGTCATTGTCAGGAAAAAGGGTTTGGGTGTTGGTACCACCCGTAGTGGGGTAGAAGAGGAAGGTCCTTCGCTAAGCTCAGGATGACAGGTGGAGAAAATACAAAAAAAGTCCCTTCACTGTGTAGTGAAGGGACTTTTTGCGAATCAGCAAGCCGCTGGAAATCTACTTAGCCTGCTGAATAGCCTCCACGGCTTTGTCGATGGCCTGCTGGGCTTGCTGCACATTGGGACCGGTGGTTTTGCGCTGCTTCACGCTTTGCAAGAGGCCAATGAGGGGCTCGGCGGCTCCCTGGGGCTTAAACTGAATGGCCAGGTCGCGTACCCGGTCTACGCCCTGATTGAAGTTGGCTGGGTCATCGAGGCGTACGAGCATGTTCGAAAGGCCTTCGAGCAAGCCGAAGCGACCCTGTAGCGGGGCTGCGTCAAACTTGTCGCGTACGAAATTCCACTGGGCATCGCCGCCCTGGGCCGCGTACACCCCGATAACGGCGGCCAGCATATTCTGATTTTCCGTCGCCTCCAACGCTTTGGCCTGAGTTAGCGCCTTAGCCGGAGCTACGGCGGCCAGGCCGCTCAGGGCCGCCCCGCTCACTTGGTATGACTCGTTCTTGAGCTGCTGGGTAAAGAGCTTCTCGTCCTTTTTATCCTTGAGCTTAGCCAAGGCGTCCAGGGCGTTGGCCCGCACCGAGTTCTGCGGATCGGTGGCGGCCAGCTTGCGTAGCGCCGGAGCTGCGGCTTTCACGGTGGCCTTGTTTTCCAGGTTCAGGGCCGTAATGGCGACGGAGCGCAGGTTGTAGAACTTGTCGGACATAGCCTTTACCAGCAAGGTGCGGGCGGCGGCATCGTCCTGCTTGTCCTTGGCAGCTATAATAGCCTCGCGCCGGTCCAGGAACAGCGGGGCGTGGCTGTACTGGTACACGTATTCCGACAAGGGCTTATTGTCCTTTTTAAGCCACACCGTGAGCTTGGTAGCATCCACATTGACCAGCTCGGGCTTGGCGCTGGCCGCAAACTGGAAGGTTTCGGTGGCTTGGCGCATGGTCACCATGTGGCGCTCGGGCTTGCCGTTCACGTACACATCCACGGCCAGCGGCAGCTGAAACACGGGCCCTTCCTGGGTTTGCTTCAGCGTCACGCTCTGCACTTTTTTGGCCGCGTCCCAGGCGTAGTCGATGCTGACTTCGGGGTGACCGCTGCCATAGTACCACTGGTTGAAAAACCAGTTCAGGTCGCGGCCCGAGGCGGCTTCCATGGCCAGGCGTAGCTGGTGGGCTTCGCCGTTGCCAAGGGCATTCTGTTTCAAGTACTGATTCAGGCCAGCGAAGTACACGTCGTCGCCAAGGTAGGTGCGCAGCATGTCCTGAATGGCGCCGCCCTTCTGGTACGTTACCCCGTCAAACATTTCCTCTTTGTCGCCATAGTGGAAGCGCACGAGGTCCTTGGAGTAGTTATTGGGGTTGTTGAGGTAGTTGCGGATGTACTGGGCGCGGTGGGCGTCGGCGGCTTCCTTGCCGTACTTGTGCTCGGCCCACAGCGCCTCGCTCATGTCAGCCATCGACTCGTTCACCGTCAGATTGCTCCAGCTTTCGGCCGTCACGTAGTCGCCAAACCACTGGTGAAACAGCTCGTGGGCAATAACCGACTGATTGTTGGCGTACTCCCGGTCGAGCAGCTCCCGGGCGTTCATCTGCAGAAACTCGCCGTGCAGCGTGGCTGTGGTATTTTCCATGGCCCC belongs to Hymenobacter cellulosilyticus and includes:
- a CDS encoding M1 family metallopeptidase — protein: MKKTLILSVSLLAATASWAQQAPRPAAGAEPALPYRATDTKINALVHTKLDVGFDYAKRHLNGKAWLTLKPYAYATDSLRLDAKGFDIKTVALVDGSTQTPLKYDYADQNNLRISLGRMMPVGTPYTVYIEYTAKPDELKVKGSAAITDAKGLYFINPDSAVKGKPVQIWTQGETEASSAWFPTIDRPNQKTTSEISMTVPAKYVTLSNGRMTGSTPAGTGLRTDTWKMEMPHAPYLFMMAVGDFKIYEDKWRDKAVTYYLEPKYAPFAKQIFGDTPEMMEFFSKRLGVDYPWNKYAQIVARDYVSGAMENTTATLHGEFLQMNARELLDREYANNQSVIAHELFHQWFGDYVTAESWSNLTVNESMADMSEALWAEHKYGKEAADAHRAQYIRNYLNNPNNYSKDLVRFHYGDKEEMFDGVTYQKGGAIQDMLRTYLGDDVYFAGLNQYLKQNALGNGEAHQLRLAMEAASGRDLNWFFNQWYYGSGHPEVSIDYAWDAAKKVQSVTLKQTQEGPVFQLPLAVDVYVNGKPERHMVTMRQATETFQFAASAKPELVNVDATKLTVWLKKDNKPLSEYVYQYSHAPLFLDRREAIIAAKDKQDDAAARTLLVKAMSDKFYNLRSVAITALNLENKATVKAAAPALRKLAATDPQNSVRANALDALAKLKDKKDEKLFTQQLKNESYQVSGAALSGLAAVAPAKALTQAKALEATENQNMLAAVIGVYAAQGGDAQWNFVRDKFDAAPLQGRFGLLEGLSNMLVRLDDPANFNQGVDRVRDLAIQFKPQGAAEPLIGLLQSVKQRKTTGPNVQQAQQAIDKAVEAIQQAK
- a CDS encoding GreA/GreB family elongation factor — protein: MSRAFTKEDDVQAPTIIPPRAALPPNTPNYVTPQGLELLRQELATLEAERTQAEANRDNDADRTRLLSVYNGRISDLTSRIASAKVVDPKTQPPKEVRFGATVTLRTQSGAKWVLSESLPLLAWTKPP
- a CDS encoding GreA/GreB family elongation factor translates to MDEASVASGKVAFVAPIARAVIGVKLGKTVTLKLGPKEEVVEVAAISYEG